One Syntrophaceae bacterium DNA window includes the following coding sequences:
- a CDS encoding phosphatidylglycerophosphatase A, whose translation MGKTVIKLIATGLGSGYSPFAPGTAGTLVAIPLYLALSPLSWPLYLASVSLLTLLAVYASGEAERIFDRKDSPRIVIDEIVGFLWSLFLVGPTAGRIAAAFFLFRIFDILKPPPARWCQDKLPGGWGVVMDDVMAGIWANVAILAALRFFDF comes from the coding sequence CTGGGAAAGACGGTCATCAAGCTCATCGCCACGGGTCTCGGGAGCGGTTACTCGCCCTTCGCGCCCGGCACGGCGGGCACACTCGTCGCCATCCCCCTCTACCTGGCCCTTTCGCCCCTGTCCTGGCCCCTTTACCTGGCATCGGTGTCGCTCCTCACCCTTCTGGCCGTCTACGCGTCGGGTGAGGCGGAAAGGATCTTCGACAGGAAGGATTCACCCCGGATCGTCATCGACGAGATCGTCGGCTTTCTCTGGTCGCTTTTCCTGGTGGGCCCGACGGCCGGGCGGATCGCGGCGGCCTTCTTCCTCTTCAGGATCTTCGATATCCTGAAGCCGCCTCCGGCGCGCTGGTGTCAGGACAAACTGCCCGGCGGCTGGGGTGTGGTGATGGACGATGTCATGGCGGGGATCTGGGCGAACGTGGCGATCCTGGCAGCGCTGCGGTTTTTTGATTTTTGA
- a CDS encoding IS1182 family transposase, producing the protein MAYRTGDRLQLGLLPASIEDYVSPEDPVRAYDAFVEALDLPQLGIEVDPNQVGNAAYDPRAMLKLLVYGYSYGVRSSRKLERECHHNLAFVWLMAGLRPDHKTIAEFRRNHKAALKQVLRHCARLCIKLDLIAGNVLFVDGTKIRANASRYRSHDRAWYEKKLADLDRRIEQLLQDCEAIDRRERHMDSYVAMRKDLAQTNTLKDRVQEALRGFEGGSHRHVNLTDPDCALMKSVQGSHAAYNVQLVVDDKQGLLLQADAVEETSDVNQFARQIEAANALLESPCETACADAGYADTAELEKIDRQGIRVIVPSQRQARKEPEKPFSKSHFAYDPEQDDYSCPEGHRLRYESTEKRTGKRHYVITDAAICHACRHYGSCTQARRGRKIIRLPNEEVKLRLEAQYEEAASQAVYERRKTRAEHPFGHIKRNLKVDAFLLRGLEGARAEVSMLASCFNVARLISLLGVNGLIERLRALGRPCFAPA; encoded by the coding sequence ATGGCCTATCGAACCGGCGACCGTCTGCAACTGGGGCTGCTGCCCGCCAGCATCGAGGACTACGTGTCCCCCGAGGACCCGGTACGGGCCTACGATGCCTTCGTGGAGGCCTTGGATCTGCCGCAACTGGGCATCGAGGTGGACCCCAACCAGGTCGGCAACGCCGCCTACGATCCGCGCGCGATGCTCAAGCTGCTGGTCTACGGCTACTCCTACGGGGTACGCAGTTCCCGCAAGCTCGAACGGGAGTGCCACCACAACCTGGCCTTTGTGTGGCTGATGGCCGGGCTGAGGCCCGACCACAAGACCATCGCGGAGTTTAGGCGCAACCACAAGGCGGCCCTCAAGCAGGTGCTCCGGCACTGCGCCCGGCTCTGCATCAAGCTCGACCTAATCGCGGGCAACGTGCTGTTTGTCGACGGCACAAAGATCCGGGCCAATGCCTCACGCTACCGCAGCCATGACCGGGCCTGGTACGAGAAGAAGCTGGCCGATCTGGATCGGCGCATCGAGCAGCTGTTGCAGGACTGCGAGGCCATCGACCGCCGGGAGCGGCACATGGACTCGTACGTGGCGATGCGAAAGGACCTTGCCCAGACGAACACGCTCAAGGACCGGGTCCAGGAGGCCCTGCGGGGCTTCGAGGGAGGCAGCCACCGGCACGTCAACCTCACCGACCCGGACTGCGCCCTGATGAAGAGCGTCCAGGGCAGCCACGCGGCCTACAACGTCCAGTTGGTGGTGGATGACAAGCAGGGGCTTCTGCTGCAGGCCGATGCCGTCGAAGAGACCAGTGATGTCAACCAGTTCGCCCGGCAGATCGAGGCCGCCAACGCGCTGCTGGAGAGTCCCTGCGAGACGGCCTGCGCCGATGCCGGCTATGCCGACACGGCGGAGCTCGAGAAGATCGACCGCCAGGGGATCCGAGTGATCGTGCCTTCACAGCGGCAGGCGAGGAAAGAGCCGGAAAAGCCGTTCAGCAAAAGCCATTTTGCGTATGACCCAGAGCAAGATGACTACAGCTGCCCTGAAGGTCACAGGCTCCGGTATGAATCGACGGAAAAACGCACGGGCAAGCGGCACTACGTGATCACCGACGCGGCCATCTGCCACGCGTGCCGGCACTACGGGAGCTGCACCCAGGCGCGCAGGGGGCGCAAGATCATCCGGCTGCCCAACGAAGAGGTTAAGCTCAGGCTGGAGGCCCAGTACGAGGAGGCCGCCTCGCAGGCCGTCTACGAGAGGCGCAAAACCCGGGCCGAGCATCCCTTCGGGCACATCAAGCGCAACCTCAAGGTCGATGCCTTCCTGCTACGGGGGCTCGAGGGGGCGCGAGCCGAGGTCTCGATGCTGGCCAGTTGCTTCAATGTGGCTCGCCTGATCTCGCTCCTCGGGGTCAACGGGCTCATCGAGAGGCTCCGGGCCCTCGGAAGGCCCTGCTTCGCACCGGCATGA
- a CDS encoding competence/damage-inducible protein A, which produces MKIGILTIGNELTSGRIADANTAYLAREFHVRGWEVPVSVAVGDDAGAIGEALDFILERSGAVVVTGGLGPTADDITTACIAKYCGLPLYTDEAVLQLIKDRFASRGIRWTDNNAKQAMFPQGATPLRNPVGTAWGYALERGGKLIVVVPGVPMEVRRMTPEVLIPLFEQRAGRTHILTRTIKLFGLAEALIDNALADLPLAGTTVSLGFYPRFPENHLVLTARSPDRTKAEADLALIEKGIVERLRRNIFGYDDDTLEGMIGALLTEQKRTISVAESLTGGLVADRITNVPGSSAYFERGVVAYSNRSKTELLGVPEAVIREHGAVSKEVALLMAQGVRRASGTDIGLATTGIAGPSGGTAAKPVGTVFIAVSDGKRSICRDFAFKWDRRRVKEITTEWSLELTRRFLKGEDHAE; this is translated from the coding sequence ATGAAGATTGGTATTCTGACCATCGGCAACGAATTGACCAGCGGCCGCATCGCCGACGCCAACACGGCCTACCTGGCCCGTGAATTCCACGTCCGCGGCTGGGAGGTGCCCGTATCGGTGGCCGTGGGCGACGACGCCGGGGCGATCGGCGAGGCGCTGGACTTCATCCTGGAGCGCTCCGGCGCCGTCGTCGTCACGGGCGGGCTGGGACCGACTGCCGACGACATCACCACGGCGTGCATCGCGAAGTACTGCGGCCTGCCGCTCTACACCGACGAGGCGGTCCTGCAGCTCATCAAGGACCGCTTCGCGTCGCGCGGGATCCGCTGGACCGACAACAACGCCAAGCAGGCCATGTTCCCGCAGGGGGCCACGCCGCTTCGCAACCCCGTCGGGACGGCTTGGGGATACGCCCTGGAGCGGGGCGGAAAGCTCATCGTCGTCGTGCCCGGCGTGCCCATGGAAGTCAGGCGGATGACGCCGGAGGTTCTCATCCCGCTCTTCGAGCAGAGGGCAGGCAGGACGCACATCCTGACGCGGACGATCAAGCTCTTCGGCCTGGCCGAGGCGCTCATCGACAACGCGCTGGCGGACCTGCCCCTGGCCGGCACGACGGTGAGCCTCGGCTTCTACCCCCGCTTCCCGGAGAACCACCTGGTGCTCACGGCCAGGAGCCCCGACCGCACAAAGGCCGAGGCGGACCTCGCCCTCATCGAAAAGGGCATCGTGGAGCGCCTCAGGCGCAACATCTTCGGCTACGACGACGACACCCTCGAGGGGATGATCGGGGCCCTGCTCACGGAGCAGAAACGCACGATCAGCGTGGCCGAGTCGCTCACGGGGGGTCTTGTGGCCGACCGGATCACGAACGTCCCCGGAAGCTCGGCCTACTTCGAGCGCGGGGTGGTCGCCTACAGCAACCGCTCGAAGACGGAGCTGCTGGGCGTGCCCGAGGCGGTCATCCGGGAGCACGGCGCCGTGAGCAAGGAGGTGGCCCTCCTCATGGCCCAGGGGGTCCGCAGGGCAAGCGGCACCGACATCGGCCTTGCGACGACAGGCATCGCCGGCCCCTCGGGCGGCACCGCGGCAAAGCCCGTGGGCACCGTCTTCATCGCGGTGTCCGACGGCAAGCGGAGCATCTGCCGCGACTTCGCCTTCAAATGGGATCGCAGGCGTGTGAAGGAAATCACGACCGAGTGGTCCCTGGAGCTCACACGCCGGTTCCTCAAGGGGGAAGACCATGCCGAGTGA